Proteins encoded within one genomic window of Tepidanaerobacter syntrophicus:
- a CDS encoding B12-binding domain-containing protein has protein sequence MLDELFNKIVDMDEEGAVSLAKEYLEKGGDAQKLLDVCRDAMAVVGDKFEKGEYFLSELLLGGEIFKGIM, from the coding sequence GTGCTTGATGAACTTTTCAACAAAATAGTAGATATGGATGAAGAAGGTGCAGTAAGTCTTGCTAAAGAGTATCTTGAAAAAGGTGGAGATGCTCAAAAACTTCTAGATGTATGCAGAGATGCTATGGCTGTTGTAGGAGATAAGTTTGAAAAAGGCGAGTATTTTCTTTCAGAGCTTCTCTTGGGAGGAGAAATATTTAAAGGCATAATGG